A part of Antechinus flavipes isolate AdamAnt ecotype Samford, QLD, Australia chromosome 6, AdamAnt_v2, whole genome shotgun sequence genomic DNA contains:
- the FGFBP1 gene encoding fibroblast growth factor-binding protein 1, whose amino-acid sequence MKMKCIALFSVLLLVSQLLLVDCEKQRKRKHGRDEKGEGKHPGSPDKEEKSQKAKGGKRLPRGRFSTQENVPCTWAVTEKEGVALKVQCKGQEAQFECTFAGSPSSCPHYAGNEKAYWKQIGRALRKQRNLCADPKSILKSRVCRQGPKEAHLRLLDSSKNSQSQDKKVRKDPQTAAPTVGPAAATVQPTTPAQCEEDVEVINQRKVASEYCGDTWSSLCTFLLTMLQDKRC is encoded by the coding sequence ATGAAGATGAAGTGCATTGCCCTGTTCTCTGTCTTGCTCCTGGTCTCACAGCTGCTCTTGGTGGATtgtgaaaaacaaaggaaaagaaaacacgGGAGAGATGAAAAGGGTGAAGGGAAACATCCCGGCTCTCCTGACAAGGAGGAGAAAAGCCAGAAGGCTAAGGGAGGAAAAAGGCTCCCCAGGGGCAGGTTTTCCACTCAAGAGAATGTCCCTTGTACTTGGGCAGTGACTGAGAAGGAGGGCGTCGCCTTGAAAGTTCAATGCAAAGGGCAGGAAGCCCAATTTGAGTGTACCTTTGCAGGCAGTCCTTCCTCCTGCCCCCATTACGCAGGCAATGAAAAAGCCTACTGGAAACAAATTGGCCGAGCCCTGCGGAAACAGAGGAACCTTTGCGCAGACCCCAAGAGCATCCTCAAGTCTCGCGTGTGCAGGCAAGGGCCTAAAGAAGCTCATCTCAGATTGCTGGACTCCAGCAagaacagccagagtcaggataagaaGGTCAGAAAGGACCCTCAGACAGCAGCCCCCACCGTCGGACCGGCTGCCGCCACCGTCCAGCCGACGACTCCTGCCCAGTGCGAGGAGGACGTGGAGGTGATCAACCAGAGAAAAGTGGCCAGCGAATACTGTGGGGACACCTGGAGCTCCCTGTGCACCTTCCTGCTCACCATGCTGCAGGACAAAAGGTGCTAG